A window of the Zeugodacus cucurbitae isolate PBARC_wt_2022May chromosome 4, idZeuCucr1.2, whole genome shotgun sequence genome harbors these coding sequences:
- the LOC105210350 gene encoding peritrophin-44 translates to MEGLRRMILVTLLFGIFNVVHCAEVLSPENDICRLFKDGVILRKPGFCNMGVKCQGFKSTEFKDCKQQFYNRNSGKCEKSSADKYCKSPCSAESQGFIKDGKNCQGWYKCEKTKTISFGVCVANLVFNTDDIKCDYPENFVCEENTFDFCDVVPDGTPFLDETNCGTYNECVKGKLVVKDCDTGKFFDVKTGTCIPKRDVKCEKYPYPKDVCGNQKLAIRNRFVSDNASCRGYFFCKDQGIGQPDKSPRWGQCPVATFFDPKEEACLPRTYVRCTEDRCDGRKDGYELSSKSGCQHYLKCKDNRTVEELYCGNNNWFNAEKNICITTATSYPVCAKFYTLA, encoded by the exons ATGGAAG GGCTTCGACGGATGATTTTGGTAACTCTTCTATTTGGAATATTTAATGTTGTTCATTGCGCAGAAGTCTTGAGCCCCGAAAATGACATTTGCAGACTTTTTAAAGATGGCGTCATATTGCGTAAACCAGGATTTTGTAATATGGGCGTAAAGTGTCAAGGATTTAAGAGCACTGAATTTAAAGATTGCAAGCAACAGTTTTATAACCGAAATTctggaaaatgtgaaaaaagttCTGCCGACAAATACTGTAAGTCACCATGTTCTGCTGAATCACAGGGGTTTATCAAGGACGGCAAAAACTGTCAAGGCTGGTATAAATGCGAAAAAACTAAGACGATTAGCTTTGGTGTCTGTGTGGCCAATCTGGTGTTTAATACTGATGACATCAAGTGCGATTATCCCGAGAATTTTGTTTGTGAAGAAAACACATTCGACTTTTGTGATGTAGTGCCTGATGGAACGCCATTTTTAGACGAGACTAACTGCGGTACCTACAACGAATGTGTGAAAGGCAAACTTGTTGTAAAAGATTGCGATACTGGCAAATTCTTTGATGTTAAAACGGGAACTTGTATTCCAAAGCGTGATGTTAAGTGTGAAAAATATCCTTATCCTAAAGATGTGTGCGGTAATCAAAAACTTGCGATAAGAAATCGCTTTGTCAGTGATAACGCCTCCTGTCGTGGTTATTTTTTCTGTAAAGATCAAGGTATTGGCCAACCAGATAAATCACCGCGTTGGGGGCAGTGCCCGGTAGCAACATTTTTCGATCCGAAAGAAGAGGCCTGTTTGCCTCGGACATATGTGCGATGCACCGAAGATCGGTGCGACGGTCGAAAAGATGGTTATGAGTTAAGTTCCAAATCTGGCTGTCAGCATTACCTTAAATGTAAAGACAACCGTACCGTAGAAGAGCTTTATTGTGGAAATAATAATTGGTTcaatgcagaaaaaaatatatgcatcaCAACTGCTACATCGTATCCAGTTTGTGCTAAATTCTATACTCTCGCATAA
- the LOC105210419 gene encoding peritrophin-44 isoform X1, translated as MKDPMTAHLLILLLVGLTSSIPTDICRLFPDKTIIADPSSCNQYITCNNSVSQYTACPTSTPYFDNSTMKCAKTLSNLSHCTLSCSEHVNQFISDKTSCNGYYFCKNETTLLHGKCPNNLHFNSETQSCIYQSQSNCEINSFDICSVVKADTKIANENDCGKYFICDKKKGLTAKDCADGKFYNSTSGSEVEKWKVNCRKIPLPKEVCGTTKNPKRNKYVSDKSTCRGYFYCADKGSKIPDPAPVWGQCENGTFFDDQKQSCEDPLKTKCPKNADRCDGRSLAFVSGSRSGCRQYLRCKNGKAVEQKSCGNYFFDEFSAVCVSTPITYGFCLA; from the exons ATGAAAG ATCCAATGACTGCACATCTACTGATACTCCTATTGGTCGGCCTTACCAGTAGCATACCAACTGACATTTGCCGATTATTTCCGGATAAAACAATAATTGCCGACCCTTCATCATGCAACCAGTACATTACCTGTAATAATTCGGTGTCACAATACACGGCTTGTCCTACATCTACCCCGTACTTCGATAATTCCACCATGAAGTGTGCAAAAACATTATCAAATCTCAGTCACTGTACACTTTCTTGTTCAGAACATGTGAATCAATTCATAAGCGATAAAACGTCATGTAATGGTtactatttttgcaaaaatgagACTACTCTGCTCCATGGGAAATGTCCAAATAATTTGCACTTTAATTCTGAAACTCAGTCGTGTATCTATCAATCACAATCTAACTGTGAAATAAATTCATTCGATATATGTTCAGTTGTCAAAGCCGATACTAAAATTGCTAATGAAAATGAttgtggtaaatattttatttgtgataaaaaaaaaGGTCTAACTGCTAAGGATTGCGCCGAtggtaaattttacaattcaacTTCCGGCAGTGAAGTAGAAAAATGGAAAGTAAATTGTCGAAAAATTCCATTGCCCAAAGAAGTTTGTGGAACTACAAAAAATCCCAAGAGGAATAAATACGTATCCGATAAATCCACATGTCGAGGTTACTTCTATTGTGCCGACAAGGGTTCCAAGATACCCGATCCAGCACCTGTTTGGGGCCAATGCGAAAATGGTACTTTTTTTGACGACCAAAAACAATCTTGTGAAGATCCACTGAAAACAAAATGTCCTAAAAATGCAGATCGATGTGATGGACGTTCATTGGCATTTGTGAGTGGCAGTCGATCAGGCTGTAGGCAATATCTACGATGTAAAAATGGCAAAGCAGTAGAACAGAAAAGCTGCGGGAACTACTTTTTCGATGAATTTTCGGCTGTCTGTGTTTCTACTCCAATTACTTATGGTTTTTGTTtggcataa
- the LOC105210419 gene encoding peritrophin-44 isoform X2, translating to MTAHLLILLLVGLTSSIPTDICRLFPDKTIIADPSSCNQYITCNNSVSQYTACPTSTPYFDNSTMKCAKTLSNLSHCTLSCSEHVNQFISDKTSCNGYYFCKNETTLLHGKCPNNLHFNSETQSCIYQSQSNCEINSFDICSVVKADTKIANENDCGKYFICDKKKGLTAKDCADGKFYNSTSGSEVEKWKVNCRKIPLPKEVCGTTKNPKRNKYVSDKSTCRGYFYCADKGSKIPDPAPVWGQCENGTFFDDQKQSCEDPLKTKCPKNADRCDGRSLAFVSGSRSGCRQYLRCKNGKAVEQKSCGNYFFDEFSAVCVSTPITYGFCLA from the coding sequence ATGACTGCACATCTACTGATACTCCTATTGGTCGGCCTTACCAGTAGCATACCAACTGACATTTGCCGATTATTTCCGGATAAAACAATAATTGCCGACCCTTCATCATGCAACCAGTACATTACCTGTAATAATTCGGTGTCACAATACACGGCTTGTCCTACATCTACCCCGTACTTCGATAATTCCACCATGAAGTGTGCAAAAACATTATCAAATCTCAGTCACTGTACACTTTCTTGTTCAGAACATGTGAATCAATTCATAAGCGATAAAACGTCATGTAATGGTtactatttttgcaaaaatgagACTACTCTGCTCCATGGGAAATGTCCAAATAATTTGCACTTTAATTCTGAAACTCAGTCGTGTATCTATCAATCACAATCTAACTGTGAAATAAATTCATTCGATATATGTTCAGTTGTCAAAGCCGATACTAAAATTGCTAATGAAAATGAttgtggtaaatattttatttgtgataaaaaaaaaGGTCTAACTGCTAAGGATTGCGCCGAtggtaaattttacaattcaacTTCCGGCAGTGAAGTAGAAAAATGGAAAGTAAATTGTCGAAAAATTCCATTGCCCAAAGAAGTTTGTGGAACTACAAAAAATCCCAAGAGGAATAAATACGTATCCGATAAATCCACATGTCGAGGTTACTTCTATTGTGCCGACAAGGGTTCCAAGATACCCGATCCAGCACCTGTTTGGGGCCAATGCGAAAATGGTACTTTTTTTGACGACCAAAAACAATCTTGTGAAGATCCACTGAAAACAAAATGTCCTAAAAATGCAGATCGATGTGATGGACGTTCATTGGCATTTGTGAGTGGCAGTCGATCAGGCTGTAGGCAATATCTACGATGTAAAAATGGCAAAGCAGTAGAACAGAAAAGCTGCGGGAACTACTTTTTCGATGAATTTTCGGCTGTCTGTGTTTCTACTCCAATTACTTATGGTTTTTGTTtggcataa
- the LOC105210544 gene encoding peritrophin-44, protein MLKKSLLLLSLIFCYLHDYGLCVTTLPDPTELCGFFKDGIRLRKPGSCTEYIHCSNSTGVIYSCPSPQKFDRKAQRCVLESNLSDVDDYCRNRCLNINDKWVTDPATCKGYFYCKNGQPIQGYCTNGYYFNEAKSMCDFENVKLCNIVPEICDLVPDGTKYRSSTNCNSYYICNNGKSQSKTCPNYYNLQTESCVKNLPDYPCVPKFKCSSSISGTKRKGFFTDGISCRGYFLCRDFGKEEDLEPLFLQCPVGKLFDGKTQSCTEPYESDCKFDRCQGQGDRLVQTNDDNCRSYITCRNGEKINTKRCSGDKFFDEKLQACVYTIISYKSCDGINTCEHCKP, encoded by the exons ATGCTAAAAAAGT CATTACTATTACTGAGCTTGATTTTCTGCTACCTACATGACTATGGCCTATGTGTTACCACATTACCTGATCCAACCGAATTGTGTGGCTTTTTTAAG GATGGTATTCGTCTTCGAAAACCCGGTTCATGCACAGAATATATACATTGTTCCAACTCCACAGGTGTTATATATTCGTGCCCGTCACCGCAAAAATTTGATCGCAAGGCTCAACGTTGTGTCTTAGAATCCAATCTCTCTGATGTTGATGACTATTGCCGCAATCGTTGCCTTAATATTAACGATAAATGGGTAACAGATCCAGCTACTTGCAAGGGATATTTCTACTGTAAAAATGGTCAACCAATACAGGGTTATTGTACAAATGGTTATTACTTTAATGAGGCAAAATCGATGTGCGATTTTGAGAATGTAAAATTGTGTAATATAGTACCGGAAATATGTGACTTAGTACCGGACGGAACGAAATACCGTAGTTCGACAAACTGCAATTCCTATTACATCTGTAACAATGGCAAAAGTCAGAGCAAAACATGCCCAAACTACTACAATTTGCAAACCGAATCCTGTGTGAAAAATTTACCTGATTATCCTTGCGTGCCAAAATTTaaatgcagcagcagcatcagcgGTACCAAACGCAAAGGCTTCTTTACCGATGGTATATCATGTCGTGGATATTTTCTTTGTCGCGATTTTGGAAAAGAAGAAGACTTGGAACCATTATTTTTGCAATGTCCAGTTGGTAAATTATTTGACGGAAAAACACAATCTTGCACTGAGCCTTACGAATCGGATTGCAAATTCGATCGATGCCAAGGTCAGGGTGATAGGCTCGTTCAAACTAATGATGACAATTGCAGAAGCTATATAACTTGCAGAAATGGTGAGAAAATAAATACGAAGCGGTGTAGTGGCGACAAATTCTTTGATGAAAAGTTACAGGCTTGTGTGTACACCATAATTTCCTACAAGAGTTGTGATGGAATCAACACTTGCGAACATTGTAAACcgtga
- the LOC105210923 gene encoding protein kinase C and casein kinase substrate in neurons protein 1 isoform X1: MCFESCVMSHHSDDHLLQAGSDSFWEPGNYKRTTKRIEDGYKLCNDLQTLIQERADIEKGYAKNLRAWSKKWGELIEKGPEYGTSEAAWKSVLTEAERISDVHLKIKENLCNDVNSQIKSWQKDNYHHTLMQIKQRKDMEDMFKKAQKPWAKLLAKVEKTKSDYHAACKTERSATNQERNATADSSLSPDQVKKMHDRVQKTKDQVAKCREKYEQAIAEITKYNSVYIEDMTSVFEKCQAMERTRLMFFKDVLFNIHACLDLTKVQCLPQIYEEFYHTINNADQQKDLKWWSNNHGVNMAMNWPAFVEYTEEFRDIAKGSKSKEALPAAPITLINQRPVSEDPHDYNTNSLKKTSSYSNKASGKAVPQDSSSSPTSTAASTATGTGKALGTTSTTNNRNSSVTNGNGKPEVNPFEEEEEWDEGDNVLVDNGEKGIPVKALYDYEGAEDDELTFKQGEVFEKLEDEDEQGWCKGRMNGRVGLYPANYVEPLHT, encoded by the exons ATGTGCTTCGAAAGCTGT GTCATGTCGCATCACAGCGATGATCACCTTTTACAGGCCGGTAGTGATTCTTTTTGGGAGCCTGGAAATTACAAGCGCACCACTAAACGAATTGAAGATGGCTACAA GCTTTGCAATGATTTGCAGACACTTATACAGGAACGTGCCGATATTGAAAAAGGATATGCTAAGAATTTGCGCGCATGGTCGAAAAAGTGGGGAGAGCTCATCGAAAAAG GCCCCGAATATGGGACTTCCGAAGCTGCTTGGAAAAGTGTACTCACGGAAGCTGAACGCATCAGTGACgttcacttaaaaataaaagaaaacctcTGTAACGATGTGAATAGCCAAATAAAAAGCTGGCAAAAGGACAACTATCATCATACCCTGATGCAGATCAAGCAACGTAAAGATATGGAGGATATGTTTAAGAAGGCTCAAAAACCTTGGGCTAAATTATTAGCAAAAGTAGAGAAGACAAAGTCTGATTATCACGCTGCTTGTAAAACAGAACGTAGTGCCACCAATCAGGAACGTAATGCTACAGCGGATAGCTCATTATCGCCGGACCAG GTAAAAAAAATGCACGATCGCGTTCAAAAAACTAAAGATCAAGTGGCTAAATGTCGAGAGAAATATGAACAAGCTATTGCAGAGATTACCAAATATAATTCGGTATACATCGAGGATATGACGTCGGTGTTTGAAAAGTGCCAAGCAATGGAGAGGACTCGATTAATGTTCTTCAAAGATGTCCTCTTTAACATACACGCCTGCTTGGACCTCACGAAGGTGCAATG TCTACCACAAATATATGAAGAATTCTATCATACCATAAATAACGCGGACCAACAAAAGGATCTCAAATGGTGGTCAAATAATCATGGTGTCAATATGGCTATGAATTGGCCAGCATTTGTG gaGTATACCGAAGAATTCCGTGATATAGCCAAGGGTAGCAAATCAAAGGAAGCACTTCCGGCAGCGCCAATTACACTCATCAATCAGCGACCTGTCTCTGAGGATCCACAT GATTATAATACGAATAGCTTAAAGAAAACGTCATCATATTCAAACAAGGCTAGTGGCAAGGCTGTGCCACAAGATTCTTCGTCTTCCCCAACTTCGACAGCAGCGTCCACAGCTACGGGGACTGGGAAAGCTTTGGGTACAACCTCAACTACAAATAACCGCAATTCAAGCGTTAC taaTGGCAATGGCAAACCAGAAGTCAATCCATTTGAGGAAGAGGAGGAATGGGATGAGGGCGACAATGTATTGGTGGATAATGGCGAAAAAGGTATTCCAGTTAAGGCTTTATATGATTACGAAGGAGCCGAAGATGATGAACTGACATTTAAGCAAG GTGAAGTCTTTGAGAAGCTTGAAGATGAGGACGAACAAGGATGGTGCAAAGGACGCATGAATGGACGCGTTGGTCTTTACCCCGCAAATTATGTAGAACCGCTACATACGTAA
- the LOC105210923 gene encoding protein kinase C and casein kinase substrate in neurons protein 1 isoform X2: MSHHSDDHLLQAGSDSFWEPGNYKRTTKRIEDGYKLCNDLQTLIQERADIEKGYAKNLRAWSKKWGELIEKGPEYGTSEAAWKSVLTEAERISDVHLKIKENLCNDVNSQIKSWQKDNYHHTLMQIKQRKDMEDMFKKAQKPWAKLLAKVEKTKSDYHAACKTERSATNQERNATADSSLSPDQVKKMHDRVQKTKDQVAKCREKYEQAIAEITKYNSVYIEDMTSVFEKCQAMERTRLMFFKDVLFNIHACLDLTKVQCLPQIYEEFYHTINNADQQKDLKWWSNNHGVNMAMNWPAFVEYTEEFRDIAKGSKSKEALPAAPITLINQRPVSEDPHDYNTNSLKKTSSYSNKASGKAVPQDSSSSPTSTAASTATGTGKALGTTSTTNNRNSSVTNGNGKPEVNPFEEEEEWDEGDNVLVDNGEKGIPVKALYDYEGAEDDELTFKQGEVFEKLEDEDEQGWCKGRMNGRVGLYPANYVEPLHT; encoded by the exons ATGTCGCATCACAGCGATGATCACCTTTTACAGGCCGGTAGTGATTCTTTTTGGGAGCCTGGAAATTACAAGCGCACCACTAAACGAATTGAAGATGGCTACAA GCTTTGCAATGATTTGCAGACACTTATACAGGAACGTGCCGATATTGAAAAAGGATATGCTAAGAATTTGCGCGCATGGTCGAAAAAGTGGGGAGAGCTCATCGAAAAAG GCCCCGAATATGGGACTTCCGAAGCTGCTTGGAAAAGTGTACTCACGGAAGCTGAACGCATCAGTGACgttcacttaaaaataaaagaaaacctcTGTAACGATGTGAATAGCCAAATAAAAAGCTGGCAAAAGGACAACTATCATCATACCCTGATGCAGATCAAGCAACGTAAAGATATGGAGGATATGTTTAAGAAGGCTCAAAAACCTTGGGCTAAATTATTAGCAAAAGTAGAGAAGACAAAGTCTGATTATCACGCTGCTTGTAAAACAGAACGTAGTGCCACCAATCAGGAACGTAATGCTACAGCGGATAGCTCATTATCGCCGGACCAG GTAAAAAAAATGCACGATCGCGTTCAAAAAACTAAAGATCAAGTGGCTAAATGTCGAGAGAAATATGAACAAGCTATTGCAGAGATTACCAAATATAATTCGGTATACATCGAGGATATGACGTCGGTGTTTGAAAAGTGCCAAGCAATGGAGAGGACTCGATTAATGTTCTTCAAAGATGTCCTCTTTAACATACACGCCTGCTTGGACCTCACGAAGGTGCAATG TCTACCACAAATATATGAAGAATTCTATCATACCATAAATAACGCGGACCAACAAAAGGATCTCAAATGGTGGTCAAATAATCATGGTGTCAATATGGCTATGAATTGGCCAGCATTTGTG gaGTATACCGAAGAATTCCGTGATATAGCCAAGGGTAGCAAATCAAAGGAAGCACTTCCGGCAGCGCCAATTACACTCATCAATCAGCGACCTGTCTCTGAGGATCCACAT GATTATAATACGAATAGCTTAAAGAAAACGTCATCATATTCAAACAAGGCTAGTGGCAAGGCTGTGCCACAAGATTCTTCGTCTTCCCCAACTTCGACAGCAGCGTCCACAGCTACGGGGACTGGGAAAGCTTTGGGTACAACCTCAACTACAAATAACCGCAATTCAAGCGTTAC taaTGGCAATGGCAAACCAGAAGTCAATCCATTTGAGGAAGAGGAGGAATGGGATGAGGGCGACAATGTATTGGTGGATAATGGCGAAAAAGGTATTCCAGTTAAGGCTTTATATGATTACGAAGGAGCCGAAGATGATGAACTGACATTTAAGCAAG GTGAAGTCTTTGAGAAGCTTGAAGATGAGGACGAACAAGGATGGTGCAAAGGACGCATGAATGGACGCGTTGGTCTTTACCCCGCAAATTATGTAGAACCGCTACATACGTAA
- the LOC105210787 gene encoding uncharacterized protein LOC105210787 has product MKQENCVDKETIEYTHTTVPSSMRSPYWKYFGFPSDNTNKILTRQKIICTICGTAITYNKNTSNLRTHLISRHPETLHQMHHHQRVRNPELSDSCNTIGNKDFNGTDTVNEFEENECISDKLNIHKQINKANPDVSSLLKIRRLNTDSREADKTSIGSQEFNVEFMPPNVPISCIKQCDYEHENAVGFSTVEIDCDSDYRSVKHKESKKELSETITENETSYEFLTSEASIDVKNDDNIEINCGNDFNVGDINTAEVALTEDETVIIDNEITQKPMFVYCNNSLPSTTDLTKKSNITIHNELLANMLVTDLLPLNVLQGLGFKQLLNSIGLVSDCKESVEGKILRDYSQMKCALKKYIGLNLSQQNKPYSFSIENFKNNEENNMLSIYVNFHNVDDEYKLESILLEDIAINKDTELSRSLRDFNLSRCAAIVTTNGNNSIVKDFGLANGIDIVPCVGTMLTRCIKLIFQQDVVSELFHQVHNISEKNLNLSAVKLYCPWWKLKLLQVFFESPLAADEKYKEMSSQLGPFITYIKPLKITFDTIKSEQIPFCTLVRPLVKQLFDEHYSKFNTKDNLYLQSAQRIINSELRDSIAGCSFFSEAVLFDGRFQHDFIQSSSETMLQKESYNFGSVHRSELILSVYKRYPHLLNEIHLNLKLEQNQPSTMPSAVSKSCLRTFFQRISNPAAEITQQNINNIPTNQSQPKVAFDLEFDRYKCEQTLDLEQCPLSWWKSHSERYKLLCKIANYYLSVPCLTPRWLNSTHGEMEAIDESMWWQKSKVLQYCHPAEKCLWYLHYNRSIYNKIMSKSSKERPL; this is encoded by the exons ATGAAACAAGAAAATTGCGTTGATAAAGAAACGATCGAGTATACGCACACAACTGTGCCGTCATCAATGCGAAGTCCTTATTGGAAGTATTTCGGGTTTCCTTCAGATAATACTAACAAAATATTGACTCGCCAAAAAATCATATGCACAATATGTGGCACTGCAATtacgtacaacaaaaacacgtcCAACCTACGTACTCACCTTATATCTCGACATCCTGAGACTCTGCATCAAATGCATCATCATCAACGTGTGCGGAACCCAGAACTCTCAGACAGTTGTAACACAATTGGTAATAAAGATTTTAATGGTACCGATACAGTGAATGAATTTGAAGAGAATGAATGTATCTcggataaattaaatattcataaacaaattaataaggCTAATCCCGATGTGAGTAGCCTATTAAAAATAAGACGACTAAATACAGATAGCCGTGAAGCAGATAAAACTTCAATTGGTTCCCAAGAGTTTAACGTCGAATTTATGCCTCCCAATGTTCCAATAAGCTGTATCAAACAATGTGATTACGAACATGAAAATGCAGTGGGTTTCTCTACAGTTGAAATTGACTGTGATTCTGATTATCGTTCGGTAAAACACAAGGAAAGCAAGAAAGAATTAAGTGAAACGATCACAGAAAATGAAACCAGTTATGAGTTTTTAACTTCTGAAGCAAGTATTGATGTGAAAAATGatgataatattgaaattaattgcggTAACGACTTCAATGTTGGTGATATAAACACCGCCGAGGTTGCATTAACAGAAGATGAAACGGTAATAATTGATAACGAGATTACTCAAAAGCCGATGTTTGTATATTGCAATAATTCATTGCCAAGTACAACTGacttaacaaaaaaatcaaatattacaatTCACAACGAACTTCTTGCAAATATGTTGGTCACCGATTTGCTGCCACTTAACGTGCTTCAAGGTCTTGGTTTCAAACAACTTCTTAATTCCATTGGGTTAGTAAGTGATTGTAAAGAGTCAGTTGAGGGTAAAATATTAAGGGATTATTCGCAAATGAAATGTGCACTTAAAAAATACATTGGTCTCAATTTGAGCCAACAAAATAAACCTTACTCATTCAGTatcgaaaactttaaaaataatgagGAGAACAACATGttgagtatttatgtaaatttccaTAATGTTGATGATGAATACAAATTGGAGAGCATTTTATTGGAAGATATTGCTATTAACAAAGATACAGAACTATCCCGGTCGCTACGAGACTTTAATCTTAGCCGTTGTGCAGCGATTGTAACAACGAACGGAAATAATTCAATTGTTAAAGATTTCGGTCTTGCAAATG GTATCGACATTGTTCCATGTGTAGGGACCATGTTAACACggtgtattaaattaatatttcaacaaGATGTAGTGTCTGAATTATTTCACCAAGTTCATAATATAAGTGAG AAGAATTTAAACTTGTCGGCAGTGAAATTATATTGCCCTTGGTGGAAATTAAAACTTCTTCAAGTTTTCTTCGAGAGTCCTTTAGCGGCAGATGAAAAATACAAGGAAATGTCATCACAGCTTGGACCTTTTATAACTTACATCAAACCATTAAAG ATTACTTTTGATACAATAAAATCGGAACAAATACCCTTCTGTACACTTGTGCGTCCATTGGTTAAGCAACTATTCGATGaacattattcaaaattcaacACTAAAGATAATCTTTATTTACAATCGGCGCAAAGAATAATTAATTCTGAGTTACGTGATAG CATCGCAGGTTGTTCATTCTTTTCTGAAGCAGTGCTTTTTGATGGGCGTTTTCAACATGATTTTATTCAATCCAGCTCAGAGACAATGCTACAGAAAGAAAGCTATAATTTTGGCAGTGTTCATCGTTCGGAACTAATACTGTCTGTATATAAACGATATCCCCATCTTCTTaatgaaatacatttaaatttaaaacttgaaCAAAATCAGCCCTCTACGATGCCTTCAGCAGTATCGAAATCAT GTTTGCGAACATTTTTCCAGCGTATAAGCAATCCCGCGGCTGAAATTACTCAGCAAAACATTAACAACATACCCACCAACCAATCCCAGCCAAAAGTCGCTTTCGATTTGGAATTTGATCGATACAAATGTGAGCAAACGTTAGACTTGGAACAATGTCCGCTAAGTTGGTGGAAATCACATTCTGAACGCTATAAATTGCTGtgtaaaattgcaaattattatCTAAGTGTGCCGTGTTTAACGCCACGATGGCTAAATAGCACTCACGGAGAGATGGAAGCTATTGATGAAAGCATGTGGTGGCAAAAAAGTAAGGTACTTCAATATTGCCATCCAGCAGAAAAGTGCTTATGGTATTTGCATTACAATcgtagtatatataataaaattatgtccAAATCGTCTAAAGAGCGACCCCTGTGA
- the LOC105210700 gene encoding protein obstructor-E, translating to MLVIRTIERDLCHGKMIERKVFKYLAIIFTVITWCDGFINGPRTTQQEQLCYNKPYGYKIADTTDCLGYFICHGAMIIQQYCPPGQRFYASLQTCQNGKCPPCDCQIDCSNASDGTLFGDCKHCRLFWQCISGRAVLRFCELGKWFDSAKYVCNYPDLVQNCPANQD from the exons ATGTTAGTTATACGTACTATTGAAAGGGATCTGTGTCACGGTAAAATGATAG AgcgaaaagtatttaaatatcttGCCATCATTTTTACGGTAATTACTTGGTGTGATGGATTTATAAATGGCCCCAGAACTACTCAACAAGAACAGCTATGCTATAATAAGCCTTACGGTTATAAGATTGCCGATACAACTGACTGCTTGGGATATTTTATCTGTCACGGCGCCATGATCATTCAACAATATTGTCCACCTGGGCAGCGATTTTATGCTTCTTTGCAGACGTGTCAGAATGGAAAGTGTCCACCCTGTGATTGTCAGATTGATTGTAGCAATGCTTCTGATGGCACCTTATTTGGCGATTGTAAACATTGCCGACTCTTCTGGCAATGCATTAGTGGACGCGCAGTACTCCGCTTTTGTGAGCTTGGCAAATGGTTTGATAGCGCTAAATACGTTTGCAATTACCCGGACTTGGTGCAGAACTGTCCCGCTAAtcaagattaa